The proteins below are encoded in one region of Mycobacterium pseudokansasii:
- a CDS encoding ribonuclease Z: protein MSVRELIVLGTSSQVPTRRRNHNGYLLRWDEERLLFDPGEGTQRQMLLAGVPLTAVTRLCITHFHGDHCLGVPGVVQRLSLDDAQHRVHAYFPASGRQFFARLHHACIFHDRANVHAEPVAADGPVATGAFGVLEARKLDHSVDAIGYRLIEPDGRRFVPELLARFGIAGPAVGELHRAGSVHIGGRAVDLSEVSEARRGQRFAFVMDTRLCDAVYALAEGVDLLVIEATFLSEDSDLAAHYGHLTARQAARVAVECGVRRLVLTHFSQRYTDARRYRDEAAEVFDGDLVIAEDLARISVPMRR, encoded by the coding sequence GTGTCAGTCCGGGAGCTGATTGTGCTCGGCACCTCGAGTCAGGTGCCCACCCGGCGCCGCAATCACAACGGGTACCTGCTGCGCTGGGACGAGGAGCGGCTGCTGTTCGACCCCGGCGAGGGGACCCAACGGCAAATGCTGCTCGCCGGTGTGCCCCTCACCGCCGTGACGCGGCTATGTATTACGCATTTTCACGGCGACCACTGCCTGGGTGTGCCCGGCGTGGTGCAACGGCTGTCGCTGGACGACGCACAACACCGGGTGCATGCCTACTTCCCGGCCTCGGGGCGACAATTCTTCGCGCGGCTGCACCACGCCTGCATTTTCCACGACCGCGCCAACGTGCACGCGGAGCCGGTTGCCGCAGACGGCCCGGTGGCGACGGGAGCGTTCGGGGTCTTGGAAGCACGAAAGCTCGATCATTCCGTCGACGCGATCGGCTACCGCTTGATCGAGCCCGACGGTCGACGGTTCGTGCCCGAACTGCTGGCGCGCTTCGGCATCGCAGGGCCCGCGGTGGGCGAGTTGCACCGGGCCGGGTCGGTCCACATCGGCGGGCGCGCTGTCGATTTGTCAGAAGTCAGCGAGGCACGCCGCGGCCAGCGATTCGCCTTCGTCATGGATACCCGGTTGTGCGACGCGGTCTACGCTCTGGCTGAGGGCGTGGACCTATTGGTGATCGAGGCGACGTTCCTGAGCGAGGACTCAGACTTGGCCGCACATTACGGGCATCTGACCGCGCGGCAGGCGGCGCGGGTGGCAGTAGAGTGCGGGGTGCGGCGGCTGGTGCTGACGCACTTCTCCCAGCGATACACCGACGCCCGGCGTTACCGCGACGAGGCGGCCGAGGTGTTCGACGGCGACCTGGTCATCGCCGAGGACCTGGCCCGGATATCGGTTCCCATGCGGCGGTAG
- a CDS encoding NUDIX hydrolase, with product MTISYDDALRKKIRAHLAGHDRRAVTDPTKRRAAVAVVLVDSEVGEDGVDTVLVDKRIAGRPPPESGRDSRMVNASGGAAFLLCRRASRLTSHAAQWALPGGRVDRGESAVDAALRELDEEVGIRLSDSAVLGLLDDYPTRSGYVITPVVIWGGGRLQPRPALDEVVAVYRVGLHQLQREDSPRFIAIPQSPRPVVQIPLGNHLIHAPTGAVLLQLRWLCLEGRPDPVDEFEQPVFAWK from the coding sequence GTGACGATCAGCTACGACGATGCGTTACGGAAGAAGATCCGGGCACACTTGGCCGGCCACGACCGCCGCGCGGTGACCGACCCGACCAAGCGGCGCGCTGCCGTGGCGGTGGTGCTGGTCGACTCCGAGGTCGGTGAGGACGGGGTGGATACGGTGCTGGTGGACAAGCGGATCGCCGGCCGGCCACCGCCCGAGTCAGGCCGCGACAGCCGTATGGTAAACGCGTCTGGCGGCGCCGCGTTTCTCCTGTGCCGCAGAGCATCTCGCCTCACTTCACATGCTGCGCAGTGGGCGCTGCCCGGAGGCCGGGTGGATCGGGGGGAAAGCGCGGTCGATGCCGCACTGCGGGAACTCGACGAAGAGGTCGGCATCCGGCTGTCCGACTCGGCTGTGCTCGGCCTGCTCGACGACTACCCGACGCGGTCCGGCTATGTCATCACCCCGGTGGTGATCTGGGGCGGCGGGCGGCTCCAACCCCGGCCAGCGCTCGACGAGGTGGTAGCCGTTTACCGGGTGGGACTGCACCAATTGCAGCGCGAGGACTCGCCGCGATTCATCGCAATCCCGCAGAGCCCGCGGCCGGTCGTGCAAATCCCGTTGGGCAACCACCTGATCCATGCGCCCACGGGCGCGGTGCTGCTGCAACTGCGGTGGCTGTGCCTGGAAGGTCGCCCCGATCCGGTCGACGAGTTTGAGCAACCGGTATTCGCCTGGAAGTAG
- a CDS encoding CPBP family intramembrane glutamic endopeptidase: MGAFLLVGLVYLLASAAFVVVLAGRGPLSAGMLALAVGAPTVIAAGLAVLITTLRGNGPRTDLKLHWSWHGVGLGLLFGFGGLFVTVPASVLYAKVTGPGAKSAVASVFSGVQASWPWAVAVLALVVFVGPLGEEIIFRGLLWGAVDRRWGRWAALGVTTVVFALAHLELTRAPLLVVVAIPIALARLYSGGLLASIVAHQVTNLLPGIILMLGVAGVMPMP; encoded by the coding sequence CTGGGCGCCTTCTTGCTGGTGGGGCTGGTCTACTTGCTGGCCTCTGCCGCATTCGTCGTCGTCCTCGCCGGTAGGGGCCCGTTGTCTGCGGGAATGCTTGCACTGGCGGTGGGAGCCCCGACAGTGATCGCGGCCGGGCTGGCCGTGCTCATCACGACGCTGCGCGGCAACGGTCCCCGCACCGACCTGAAGCTGCACTGGTCGTGGCACGGTGTGGGGCTGGGATTGCTGTTCGGTTTCGGCGGGTTGTTCGTCACGGTGCCCGCCTCGGTGCTCTACGCCAAAGTCACCGGGCCAGGCGCGAAATCCGCTGTCGCCAGCGTCTTCAGTGGCGTCCAGGCTTCCTGGCCATGGGCGGTGGCCGTGCTTGCGCTTGTGGTGTTCGTCGGGCCGCTGGGCGAGGAGATCATATTTCGGGGGCTGCTGTGGGGAGCGGTGGATCGTCGCTGGGGACGGTGGGCCGCGCTGGGGGTAACCACCGTAGTGTTCGCGCTGGCTCATCTCGAGTTAACCCGCGCTCCGCTATTGGTGGTGGTGGCGATCCCGATCGCGCTTGCGCGGTTGTACTCCGGAGGTCTGTTGGCCAGCATCGTCGCGCACCAGGTGACCAATCTGTTGCCGGGCATCATCTTGATGCTTGGTGTGGCTGGTGTCATGCCGATGCCATGA
- a CDS encoding glycosyltransferase, with translation MKVVVASYGSRGDIEPCTAVALELLRRGHDVYMAVPPNMVGFVESVGLAGVAYGPDSREQMNPAMDLVRDFVAQTHNPIGLLSQVIEHVSRVNTDKSAVLTSLAAGADLLLASFNEQRLAANVAEYQRIPAAALHLFPARLWASGGMSPLITAAVDEAQRHSLGLPPAEADEPPPMLEIQAYEELCLPGPAADWLAPHGRQPFVGALTLQLPTGADDEVLSWMAAGTPPIYFGFGSTPIERPADTVAMISGACAELGERALICSGVNDFRGIADAGHLKIVDAVNHAVVFPGCRAVVHHGGAGTTAAGMRAGIPTLILWLWLDQPVWAVGVNQLGIGAGRAFSATTQDTLVADLRSILTPQRLARAREVAAELITPAKSIALAADLLEDTARLGSSE, from the coding sequence ATGAAGGTCGTGGTGGCAAGCTATGGCAGCCGCGGCGATATCGAACCCTGCACGGCCGTGGCTCTCGAACTGCTGCGGCGCGGTCACGACGTCTATATGGCGGTGCCGCCCAACATGGTGGGCTTTGTCGAATCAGTGGGCCTCGCCGGCGTGGCCTATGGGCCGGACTCGCGCGAACAGATGAACCCCGCCATGGATCTGGTCCGCGACTTCGTGGCCCAGACCCACAATCCGATCGGCCTGCTGTCTCAAGTGATCGAGCATGTCAGCCGGGTCAACACGGATAAGAGTGCGGTTCTGACGTCATTGGCGGCTGGGGCCGATCTGCTGCTGGCCAGCTTCAACGAACAACGTCTGGCCGCCAACGTCGCTGAATACCAGCGTATTCCAGCGGCGGCACTGCACTTATTCCCGGCACGTCTGTGGGCTTCCGGCGGGATGTCGCCGCTGATCACCGCAGCGGTCGACGAAGCCCAACGGCATTCATTGGGGCTACCGCCAGCCGAGGCCGACGAACCACCACCGATGCTGGAGATCCAGGCCTACGAGGAACTCTGCCTGCCCGGACCCGCAGCCGATTGGCTAGCACCCCATGGGCGGCAGCCCTTCGTCGGCGCGCTGACGCTGCAGTTGCCGACGGGCGCCGACGACGAGGTCTTGTCCTGGATGGCTGCGGGGACACCACCCATCTATTTCGGCTTCGGCAGCACACCTATCGAACGCCCCGCCGACACGGTTGCCATGATCAGTGGCGCCTGTGCCGAACTAGGTGAGCGGGCACTGATTTGCAGCGGCGTCAACGACTTTCGCGGCATCGCCGATGCCGGCCACCTGAAGATCGTAGACGCGGTGAATCATGCGGTCGTCTTTCCTGGCTGTCGCGCAGTCGTTCACCATGGCGGTGCCGGCACCACGGCCGCGGGAATGCGGGCCGGAATCCCCACGTTGATCCTGTGGCTCTGGCTCGACCAGCCGGTCTGGGCAGTCGGGGTCAATCAGCTGGGAATCGGTGCGGGACGCGCGTTTTCGGCCACCACCCAAGACACTCTGGTTGCAGACCTGCGTTCCATCCTCACTCCGCAACGCCTCGCTCGGGCGCGGGAGGTCGCCGCGGAACTGATCACACCGGCGAAAAGCATTGCCCTGGCCGCTGATCTGCTCGAAGATACCGCCCGGCTGGGAAGTTCCGAGTAA
- a CDS encoding acyl-CoA dehydrogenase family protein, with translation MTFSLQLSDDVIQVRDWVHEFAADVIRPAASEWDEREETPWPVIQEAAKVGLYSPDFFGQQAAEPTGLGMLTAFEEMFWGDAGIALSIMGTGLAAAALAGNGTPEQLGRWLPEMFGTADDPKLGAFCSSEPDAGSDVGAIRTRARYDEAAGEWVLNGTKTWATNGGIANVHIVVASVYPELGTRGQATFIIPPGTKGLAQGQKFKKHGIRASHTAEVMLDDVRLPADMILGGREKFEARIARAKSGASVRGQAAMKTFERTRPTVGAMAVGVARAAYEYALEYACQREQFGQKIGEFQAVAFKLADMKSRIDAARLLVWRAGWMARNNQNFDSAEGSMAKLVASETAVYVTDEAIQILGGNGYTRDYPVERMHRDAKIFTIFEGTSEIQRLVISRALTGLPIR, from the coding sequence ATGACATTCTCACTGCAGCTGAGCGACGACGTGATCCAGGTGCGCGACTGGGTGCACGAGTTCGCCGCCGATGTGATCCGCCCGGCGGCCTCCGAATGGGATGAACGCGAAGAAACCCCGTGGCCGGTCATCCAGGAGGCCGCCAAGGTCGGCCTCTACTCTCCCGATTTCTTCGGGCAGCAGGCAGCGGAACCGACGGGGCTGGGCATGCTCACCGCCTTCGAGGAGATGTTCTGGGGCGATGCCGGCATCGCACTGTCGATCATGGGCACCGGACTGGCCGCAGCGGCGTTGGCCGGCAACGGAACTCCGGAACAGCTGGGCCGCTGGCTGCCCGAAATGTTCGGCACGGCCGACGATCCCAAGCTCGGCGCGTTCTGCTCCTCGGAGCCCGACGCGGGATCTGACGTCGGCGCCATCCGCACCCGCGCACGCTACGACGAGGCGGCCGGTGAATGGGTGCTCAACGGCACCAAGACCTGGGCAACCAACGGCGGAATCGCCAACGTGCACATCGTGGTTGCGTCGGTCTATCCAGAGCTCGGTACCCGCGGCCAGGCCACGTTCATCATCCCGCCAGGCACCAAAGGTCTCGCCCAGGGGCAGAAGTTCAAGAAGCACGGCATCCGCGCTTCGCACACCGCCGAGGTGATGCTCGACGACGTGCGGCTGCCCGCAGACATGATCCTCGGCGGCAGGGAAAAATTCGAGGCACGGATAGCCCGGGCGAAGTCCGGTGCTTCCGTGCGCGGTCAGGCGGCGATGAAGACCTTCGAGCGCACCCGGCCCACGGTCGGGGCGATGGCCGTCGGCGTGGCCCGCGCCGCCTACGAATATGCCCTCGAATATGCCTGCCAGCGTGAACAATTCGGCCAAAAGATCGGTGAGTTCCAGGCGGTGGCGTTCAAGTTGGCGGACATGAAGAGCCGGATCGACGCGGCCCGTCTGCTGGTGTGGCGGGCCGGCTGGATGGCGCGCAACAATCAGAATTTCGACTCGGCGGAAGGCTCGATGGCCAAGCTGGTGGCCAGCGAGACGGCGGTGTACGTCACCGACGAGGCCATCCAGATCCTCGGCGGCAACGGCTATACCCGCGACTACCCCGTCGAACGGATGCACCGCGACGCAAAGATCTTCACCATCTTCGAGGGAACCAGCGAAATTCAGCGGCTGGTGATCTCGCGGGCGCTGACCGGTCTGCCCATCCGATAG
- a CDS encoding TetR/AcrR family transcriptional regulator has product MPVSGRDRLLSAALKLFAAKGYAATSVADIQRASGLAPGSGALYKHFGSKRELLEAAVTHRIDSIVAAREQYDAGQPDSVEQAVRTAGQLIWNNLKQSEDLLKVMLREPDALGDLDEKTWQVITDNAYQRFADELAASNRSGRTRIPDPEAAAAVAIASLSHAATLQALTGRTPGNIEDARYFEAWVNQTVSILVRYADRR; this is encoded by the coding sequence ATGCCCGTATCGGGACGCGACCGGCTGCTGTCGGCAGCACTGAAGCTTTTTGCCGCCAAGGGGTATGCGGCCACGTCCGTTGCCGATATCCAGCGGGCATCCGGCCTGGCGCCGGGATCGGGAGCGCTCTACAAGCACTTCGGCTCCAAGCGTGAACTGCTCGAAGCCGCGGTAACGCACCGGATCGACAGCATCGTGGCCGCCCGGGAGCAGTACGACGCGGGGCAACCAGACAGTGTCGAGCAGGCGGTGCGCACCGCTGGCCAGCTGATCTGGAACAACTTGAAACAAAGCGAAGACTTGCTGAAAGTCATGCTGCGCGAACCCGATGCACTCGGTGATCTCGACGAGAAGACCTGGCAGGTCATCACCGACAACGCCTACCAGCGGTTCGCCGACGAACTGGCCGCGTCCAACCGCTCCGGCCGTACCCGAATCCCGGACCCGGAAGCCGCGGCGGCCGTCGCCATCGCGTCGTTGTCCCATGCCGCCACCCTGCAGGCATTGACCGGCCGAACCCCCGGAAACATCGAGGACGCGCGTTATTTCGAGGCATGGGTCAACCAGACGGTCAGCATTCTCGTGCGATACGCCGATCGCCGCTGA
- a CDS encoding SagB/ThcOx family dehydrogenase, whose protein sequence is MVKWRLAVGFILIATIISAACYLIGSSEGGQRQQRIGDHLQLPPVRLDGPVSLESAMQSRRSVRKYADEPLSLDEVSQLLWAAQGITHENGYRTAPSAGGLHPLEIYLLAGAVDGLRTGIYKYLPSGHQLLGVSNQDQRDDLYLAALKQDPIRQAPIVIVFAAVYQRTQVKYGDRASRYVHMEVGSAAQNVYLQATALDLGTVFIGAFLDDRVNAILGLAEDEQALCLMPVGIRRAPQ, encoded by the coding sequence ATGGTTAAATGGCGTTTGGCGGTTGGATTTATCCTGATCGCAACGATTATATCGGCGGCATGTTATTTGATCGGCAGTAGCGAAGGTGGTCAGCGGCAGCAACGTATTGGCGATCATCTTCAACTGCCGCCCGTGCGCCTCGACGGCCCGGTCTCGTTGGAATCAGCTATGCAAAGTCGCCGGTCCGTGAGGAAATATGCAGACGAACCGCTGTCGCTGGACGAAGTCTCGCAATTGTTGTGGGCGGCCCAGGGCATCACGCACGAAAACGGTTACAGAACGGCGCCTTCAGCCGGCGGGCTTCATCCGCTGGAAATTTATCTGCTGGCTGGCGCAGTGGATGGCCTCAGAACTGGCATCTATAAGTACCTGCCATCCGGACACCAACTGCTGGGGGTGTCCAACCAGGATCAGCGGGACGACCTCTACCTGGCTGCTTTGAAGCAAGACCCCATCCGGCAGGCACCGATTGTGATTGTTTTCGCTGCGGTCTACCAGCGCACACAGGTCAAATACGGTGATAGAGCGTCGCGCTACGTACATATGGAGGTCGGGAGCGCTGCCCAAAATGTGTACCTGCAGGCCACCGCGCTGGACCTGGGAACCGTCTTTATCGGCGCATTCTTGGACGACCGGGTAAACGCAATCCTCGGGTTGGCGGAGGATGAGCAGGCGTTGTGCTTGATGCCGGTGGGCATACGGCGCGCTCCGCAGTAA
- a CDS encoding cation-translocating P-type ATPase, with protein sequence MMGSALVSTELLPQHPHTSAVIDVAGELGVDMEVGLDETAVERRRQLFGPNLLTTRRPVSDFVLLVRQFASPVVALLATAMVVSFSFGEWDQATAIAIVLLINTAIGYATERRAVRSMEALRALGGRSARVRRDGRSMVINADALVPGDVVLLEAGDVVSADLRCADSAGLSVDESALTGESVPVHKTAEPDPEAAALHERAAMLFKGTHVVGGSGEGIVVGTGLSTELGRITQLVEEAQQGRSPLEDHLARLSRQLIWLTLVIASVVAAAGLLNGRPALLMIETSIALAVAAIPEGLPIVATLALARGMLRMARQSALVENLSAVETLGSTTVVLTDKTGTLTENRMAVDSVVTVTGGFDFDYQANTVLARGLPVDPSADAELMRVLLVGVLCGNADYDVETKIGDGDPMEVALLQAGALGGLSRGDQLSLYPEVAEYPFDPATKWMATVHRDHDEYFAAMKGAPEVVLALADRIGVAAEPFDDDRKAQWLDVARELATDGLRVLGLAEHACVDPQQLFSNGMVFVGLVAFRDPPRDDVASAVGALRRAGIGVVMATGDHPSTAVAVAREVGIAATDAVVTTGDELSRLKDAPESVPNGIAHTQVFARVSPRQKLDLIDLFQRGGHVVAMIGDGVNDAPALMKADIGVAMGKRGTEVARDAADMVLLDDRFPTLVIAAREGRVIFDNIRRFAFYLLSCNLGEVLVVALAVVGGLPLPLLPLQILFLNLVTDVFPAFALATGEGEGDVLDQPPRRPKEPIISASLWRMMAGYGVAIAVSTLVALFAARYWLEYDTATTTTVSFVTIALAQLWHVFNMRGPRSAVLCNAVTRNRLVWCALALCLGLIAAAFTIPVLAKALQIQAIGIQGWALALGCSVLPLAAGQTSLAVRGRKGDLQCPELHHL encoded by the coding sequence ATGATGGGCTCAGCATTGGTTTCAACAGAGTTATTGCCGCAGCACCCGCATACCTCGGCGGTCATAGATGTTGCGGGTGAATTGGGTGTCGACATGGAGGTCGGCCTTGACGAGACGGCGGTCGAGCGGCGCCGACAACTGTTCGGCCCTAATCTCCTTACGACGCGTCGGCCGGTCTCCGACTTCGTGCTGCTGGTTCGCCAGTTCGCAAGCCCCGTGGTGGCCCTGCTGGCAACAGCGATGGTCGTGTCGTTTTCTTTCGGTGAGTGGGACCAGGCGACTGCGATCGCCATCGTGCTGTTGATCAACACGGCGATCGGCTACGCCACGGAGCGCAGGGCAGTGCGCTCGATGGAGGCGTTGCGGGCGCTTGGCGGGCGCAGCGCTCGGGTACGCAGAGACGGCCGGTCCATGGTCATCAACGCCGATGCGTTGGTGCCCGGCGACGTCGTACTCCTGGAGGCAGGTGACGTCGTGTCCGCCGACCTACGATGCGCGGACAGCGCCGGGCTAAGTGTCGATGAGTCGGCACTGACCGGTGAGTCGGTGCCGGTTCACAAGACCGCGGAGCCAGACCCGGAGGCGGCAGCCCTTCATGAGCGGGCCGCGATGCTGTTCAAGGGCACTCATGTGGTCGGCGGTAGTGGCGAAGGCATTGTGGTGGGCACCGGGCTGTCCACCGAGCTTGGCCGCATCACCCAGCTGGTCGAAGAGGCCCAACAGGGCAGGTCGCCGTTGGAAGATCACCTGGCGCGCCTGTCGCGCCAGCTCATTTGGCTGACCTTGGTAATAGCGTCCGTCGTGGCGGCGGCCGGACTACTCAACGGCAGGCCGGCGCTGCTGATGATTGAGACCTCGATCGCACTTGCGGTGGCAGCGATCCCGGAAGGCCTGCCGATCGTGGCCACGCTTGCTCTTGCCCGCGGAATGCTGCGCATGGCGCGACAAAGCGCACTGGTGGAGAACCTCTCGGCGGTGGAGACGCTGGGCTCGACCACGGTGGTCCTTACCGACAAGACCGGCACATTGACCGAAAATCGGATGGCCGTTGACAGCGTCGTCACCGTCACCGGTGGGTTCGATTTCGACTACCAGGCCAACACCGTGCTCGCCAGGGGTTTGCCCGTCGACCCCTCTGCTGATGCGGAGCTCATGCGTGTGTTGTTGGTCGGGGTGTTGTGCGGAAACGCTGACTACGACGTCGAAACCAAGATCGGCGACGGTGATCCGATGGAGGTCGCGCTGTTACAGGCCGGTGCGCTCGGCGGGTTGAGTCGCGGCGATCAGCTGAGCCTGTACCCGGAGGTCGCCGAGTATCCGTTCGACCCCGCTACCAAATGGATGGCGACCGTGCATCGTGATCACGACGAGTATTTCGCTGCGATGAAGGGGGCGCCCGAAGTAGTGCTGGCGCTGGCGGATCGCATCGGTGTCGCGGCGGAGCCGTTCGATGACGACCGCAAGGCCCAGTGGCTGGACGTGGCCCGGGAACTGGCGACTGACGGGCTACGTGTGCTCGGGCTCGCCGAGCATGCGTGCGTGGATCCGCAGCAGCTCTTCAGCAATGGGATGGTGTTTGTCGGGTTGGTGGCATTTCGTGACCCGCCGCGGGATGACGTCGCCAGCGCGGTAGGCGCGCTGCGCCGAGCGGGCATCGGCGTCGTCATGGCCACGGGTGACCATCCCAGCACGGCGGTGGCCGTCGCAAGGGAGGTCGGCATCGCAGCGACTGACGCTGTCGTCACGACCGGTGACGAGCTGTCGCGCCTGAAGGACGCGCCCGAGTCGGTACCCAATGGGATAGCGCACACGCAGGTTTTTGCGCGGGTAAGCCCGCGTCAGAAACTTGACCTCATTGACCTCTTCCAACGCGGAGGCCACGTTGTGGCCATGATCGGTGACGGCGTCAACGACGCGCCGGCACTGATGAAGGCCGACATCGGCGTCGCGATGGGTAAGCGAGGCACCGAGGTGGCGCGCGATGCGGCCGACATGGTGCTGCTCGATGACCGATTCCCGACGCTCGTGATCGCCGCGCGCGAGGGCAGAGTCATCTTCGACAATATCCGCCGCTTCGCGTTCTATCTGCTCTCCTGCAATCTGGGCGAGGTACTGGTGGTGGCGCTCGCCGTGGTCGGCGGGCTGCCGTTGCCGCTGCTTCCCCTGCAGATTTTGTTCCTCAACCTGGTGACCGACGTGTTTCCGGCATTCGCGTTGGCCACCGGCGAAGGAGAGGGCGATGTGCTCGACCAACCGCCGCGACGCCCGAAAGAGCCGATCATTTCGGCCAGTTTGTGGCGCATGATGGCGGGCTACGGAGTGGCGATCGCGGTAAGCACCCTGGTGGCGCTCTTCGCTGCCCGGTATTGGCTTGAATATGACACCGCGACAACGACAACGGTGTCGTTTGTGACCATCGCACTGGCCCAGTTATGGCATGTTTTCAACATGCGCGGGCCCCGCAGCGCGGTGTTGTGCAACGCTGTCACACGCAACCGGCTGGTCTGGTGTGCACTGGCGCTCTGCCTGGGGCTGATCGCGGCCGCCTTCACCATCCCCGTGTTAGCCAAGGCGCTGCAGATCCAGGCGATCGGTATCCAAGGATGGGCGCTGGCCCTTGGATGCAGCGTGCTGCCCCTCGCGGCAGGACAGACATCGCTCGCAGTCCGCGGGCGCAAGGGTGACCTTCAGTGCCCAGAGCTGCATCACCTCTGA
- a CDS encoding universal stress protein produces MVGVDGSPSSTAAVQWAARDAEMRNVPTHLVHVIAPMATSEGWSGIPIIANYADWQEERAREIIEQADKVVAEATSTSRAPHVTSEVLHAAIVPALVDLSKSADMVVVGCRGQGGVGPRPRSTEALREFRG; encoded by the coding sequence GTGGTCGGTGTCGATGGCTCGCCATCGTCCACAGCCGCTGTCCAATGGGCGGCAAGGGATGCTGAGATGCGCAACGTGCCAACTCATTTGGTACATGTCATCGCTCCTATGGCTACCTCGGAGGGGTGGTCAGGCATCCCGATAATCGCCAACTATGCGGATTGGCAAGAAGAACGCGCGCGCGAAATCATCGAACAGGCCGACAAGGTCGTCGCCGAGGCCACCTCGACAAGCCGCGCCCCGCATGTCACGAGCGAGGTACTGCACGCCGCGATTGTGCCCGCCCTGGTTGACCTGTCCAAGAGCGCCGACATGGTCGTGGTCGGCTGCCGCGGCCAGGGCGGTGTGGGGCCCCGGCCACGGTCGACGGAGGCCCTCCGAGAATTTCGGGGCTAG
- a CDS encoding GNAT family N-acetyltransferase — protein sequence MGIEIRVLDSEDDLVAAAGIFRAAMIGLPPVPDLAPGRITTLLEPGRTVGAFAGRQLVGTADAVTCGLTLPGGAVVRHAAVTHIGVLPSFTRRGIATELIRHQLNDIAARGEAVATLRASEATIYERFGYGVASSSQSVEVDTRRAALRPGVGTGGPVRLLDTAQSWDVLPRIYAGNRSFRPGTVERASVWWRGLRLRTESYSGPWYIAVHGEPGTESGFVRYRPLDAENWFVSEQRTIAVEDFFAPSTDAYLGLLRFLLGLDLIDRVVFWMLPVDDPLPWLLVDRRAAKVTRIYDETWLRIVDAYQALSARRYAGDGSVTIAVNDPLLPGNSTRFTITGDGAEPTQRRAQLLVGADGLAAVLLGGTTWRSLAMAGLVRADDTNALGAADRLFAVPEAPHAGFFF from the coding sequence GTGGGCATCGAGATCCGTGTTCTCGACAGCGAAGACGACCTCGTCGCGGCGGCTGGAATTTTCCGCGCCGCCATGATCGGGTTGCCGCCCGTGCCGGACCTGGCGCCGGGTCGGATCACCACACTGCTCGAGCCAGGCCGTACGGTGGGCGCGTTCGCCGGACGGCAGCTGGTCGGCACTGCTGATGCCGTCACCTGCGGACTGACACTTCCCGGCGGAGCGGTCGTGCGGCACGCCGCCGTGACGCACATCGGGGTGCTGCCGTCGTTCACCCGTCGAGGTATCGCCACCGAACTCATCCGTCATCAGCTGAACGACATCGCCGCCCGGGGTGAGGCGGTCGCGACACTGCGCGCCTCCGAGGCGACGATCTATGAACGGTTTGGCTACGGCGTGGCGAGTTCATCGCAGAGCGTGGAGGTGGATACTCGACGCGCCGCGCTACGTCCGGGCGTCGGGACCGGCGGGCCGGTTCGACTGCTCGATACCGCGCAATCATGGGACGTGCTGCCCCGAATCTACGCCGGGAACCGGTCTTTCCGGCCGGGAACCGTTGAGCGCGCATCGGTTTGGTGGCGGGGCCTGCGGCTGCGCACCGAATCATACTCTGGGCCTTGGTATATCGCGGTGCACGGTGAGCCCGGGACGGAGTCCGGCTTCGTCCGCTACCGCCCTCTCGATGCCGAAAACTGGTTCGTCAGCGAACAACGCACCATCGCGGTCGAGGACTTCTTCGCCCCATCCACGGATGCCTATCTGGGCCTGCTGCGCTTTCTGCTGGGGCTGGATCTCATTGACCGCGTGGTGTTCTGGATGCTCCCAGTTGACGATCCGTTGCCGTGGCTGCTCGTCGACCGGCGGGCCGCGAAGGTCACCCGGATATACGACGAGACGTGGCTCCGCATCGTCGACGCCTACCAGGCGCTTTCCGCACGCCGGTATGCGGGCGACGGTTCCGTCACCATCGCGGTCAATGATCCACTCTTGCCCGGTAATTCGACCCGCTTCACTATCACCGGCGACGGCGCCGAGCCGACGCAGCGCCGCGCGCAGTTACTCGTCGGCGCCGACGGGCTCGCCGCGGTTCTGCTCGGCGGCACGACCTGGCGCAGCCTCGCTATGGCCGGGCTGGTCCGGGCCGACGATACAAACGCACTCGGTGCCGCGGATCGGCTGTTCGCGGTGCCGGAGGCACCGCATGCCGGATTCTTTTTCTGA